The genomic stretch CAAGGCAATCTCGACCGGTTCCAGCGGTCTCTACTGAGCGCGGGCCGAAGGGCGGGGCGGGGTTTACATCCGCGGCTCGCCCCCTTATGCACCGGCAGCACGACACATCATCAAAGAAGCAGAAGGTATCATGCGAGCGGAAATCGAAGGCGTTGTCGACGAAATCAAGCAGGCCGTAACCCTGCTGAGGAGGCATCTTTGACTGGGATCAGGCAATCAAACGGCTGGACTGGCTGAACAACAAGGCCGAAGATCCCGATATCTGGAACGACGCGAGCGAGGCGCAGAAGCTGATGCGCGAGCGCCAGCTTCTGGATGACGGCATTTCCTCCGTGCGCCGCATCGAGACGGAGCTTTCCGACGGCATCGAGCTGATCGAGCTCGGCGAGGAGGAAGGCGACGACGAGGTGGTGAAAGACGCCGAGGAAAGCCTGAAGAAGCTTCTGGCTGAAGCCGAGCGCCAGCAGGTCGAGGCCATGCTTTCCGGCGAGGCGGATTCCAACGACACTTATCTCGAAGTCCATTCCGGCGCCGGCGGCACGGAAAGCCAGGACTGGGCCAACATGCTTTTGCGCATGTATATCCGCTGGGCCGAACGCCAGGGCTTCAAGGTCGAGGTGATGGAAGTTCATGACGGGGAGGAGGCCGGCATCAAGTCGGCGACCATCCACGTCAAGGGGCACAACGCCTATGGCTGGCTGAAGACCGAATCGGGCGTTCACCGCCTGGTCCGCATCTCGCCCTATGACAGCAATGCCCGCCGCCATACCTCGTTCTCCTCGGTCTGGGTCTATCCCGTGATCGATGATTCGATCGATATCGAGGTCAATGAGAGCGACTGCCGGATCGATACCTATCGTTCATCCGGCGCGGGCGGCCAGCACGTCAATACCACGGACTCGGCGGTGCGCATCACCCACATCCCGACCGGGATCGTGGTCCAGTGCCAGCAGGAGCGTTCCCAGCACAAGAACCGGGCCAAGGCCTGGGACATGCTGCGCGCCCGCCTCTACGAGGCGGAACTGCAGAAGCGCGAGGAAGCAGCCAACCAGGAAGCGGCCTCCAAGACGGATATCGGCTGGGGTCACCAGATCCGTTCCTACGTTCTCCAGCCCTATCAGCTGGTGAAGGATCTGAGGACCGGCGTGGAAAGCACGTCGCCGTCCGATGTTCTCGACGGGGCGCTGAGCCCGTTCATGGAGGCGGCTCTTGCCCACCGCATCGAGGGCGGGGCGGGTGCCGCCGTCGAGGATATCGACTGATCGTCAATGCCCGGCGCTCTAACCTATTCAATCTACGCATCGGCCCGAAAATCGATTCCGATTTTCGGGCCGATGCGCGAAGACAGGACGCGCCGGAGCGTCTGCCTCTTCGGGCCGGGGGTATCGGCTTTTCCGTCTTTCCTCTTTTCATCCCGAACAAAAAGCCGTAAAGACGGCCCCATGATGACTGGGATACGGTTTCGCATCATTCGAATTATCGGCCCGGCTTTCCGCGCAGCCTGACAGGGCGCCGGAAGGTCCGGGATTTCGGCGTTTGTCACGCCCCTGCCACCGACAGTTTTCCTAAAGACTTGCGAGAGCGCGCCGTTTCAGGCGCCGCACCAGAGAAAAAGCCGCGAAACCATGAGCGACACAAAAGACACGATCGACTATTCCCAAACACTCTACCTGCCGAAGACGGACTTCCCCATGCGCGCGGGCCTTCCCAGGAAGGAACCCGAGCTCGTCGCCCGCTGGGAGGAGATCAATCTTTACAGGAAGATGCGCGAGGACGCCGCCGGGCGCGAGAAATTCGTGCTGCACGACGGCCCGCCCTATGCCAACGGCAACATCCATATCGGCCATGCGCTGAACAAGATCCTGAAGGACGTGATCACGCGCTCCTTCCAGATGCGCGGTTATGATTCCAACTACGTGCCGGGCTGGGATTGCCACGGCCTGCCGATCGAATGGAAGATCGAGGAAGCCTATCGCGCCAAGGGCAAGAACAAGGATGAGGTGCCGATCAACGAGTTCCGGCAGGAATGCCGCGACTTCGCCCAGCACTGGATCGACGTTCAGACGGCGGAATTCAAGCGGCTCGGCATCGAGGGCGATTTCGAAAAACCCTATACGACCATGGCGTTTCACGCCGAAGCGCGGATCGCCGGCGAACTCCTGAAGATCGCGAAATCCGGCCAGCTCTATCGCGGCTCCAAGCCGGTGATGTGGTCGGTGGTCGAGCGCACGGCGCTGGCCGAGGCGGAAGTCGAATATCACGAGGTACAGTCGGACACGATCTGGGTGAAGTTTCCGGTGATGGGATCGCGTTTAATGGCGCCCTTTGTGCATCAAGACGCGCCGGGTACACCGACCCCTCATTGGGCAGAGGTTCAGGATAAATACGCCGGGTGCTATGTCGTAATCTGGACGACTACGCCTTGGACAATTCCGGGTAACCGTGCAATCTCGTACTCCTCAAGGTTGGCCTATGCAGTCTACGAAGTTTCGGAAGCTGAAAACGAGTTTGGACCGCAACCCGGTGAGAGATTGCTATTTGCGAAAAACTTGGCTGAGGAATGTGCTT from Martelella sp. AD-3 encodes the following:
- the prfB gene encoding peptide chain release factor 2 (programmed frameshift) encodes the protein MRAEIEGVVDEIKQAVTLLRRHLDWDQAIKRLDWLNNKAEDPDIWNDASEAQKLMRERQLLDDGISSVRRIETELSDGIELIELGEEEGDDEVVKDAEESLKKLLAEAERQQVEAMLSGEADSNDTYLEVHSGAGGTESQDWANMLLRMYIRWAERQGFKVEVMEVHDGEEAGIKSATIHVKGHNAYGWLKTESGVHRLVRISPYDSNARRHTSFSSVWVYPVIDDSIDIEVNESDCRIDTYRSSGAGGQHVNTTDSAVRITHIPTGIVVQCQQERSQHKNRAKAWDMLRARLYEAELQKREEAANQEAASKTDIGWGHQIRSYVLQPYQLVKDLRTGVESTSPSDVLDGALSPFMEAALAHRIEGGAGAAVEDID